A DNA window from Camelina sativa cultivar DH55 chromosome 17, Cs, whole genome shotgun sequence contains the following coding sequences:
- the LOC104756735 gene encoding extensin-2-like isoform X7 — protein MVSSSGMGRSAHLVYALGFAIMATMVAASYEPYMYSSPPPPVYDSPAPKVDYKSPPPPYVYSSPPPPPTYSPSPKVDYKSPPPPYVYSSPPPPPYVYNSPPPPPYYSPSPKVDYKSPPPPYVYSSPPPPYYSLSPKVDYKSPPPPYVYSSPPPPPYYSPSPKVDYKSPPPPYVYSSPPPPYYSPSPKVEYKSPPPPYVYSSPPPPYYSPAPKVEYKSPPPPYVYSSPPPPYYSPAPKVEYKSPPPPYVYSSPPPPYYSPAPKVEYKSPPPPYVYSSPPPPYYSPAPKVEYKSPPPPYVYSSPPPPYYSPAPKVEYKSPPPPYVYSSPPPPYYSPAPKVEYKSPPPPYVYSSPPPPYYSPAPKVEYKSPPPPYVYSSPPPPYYSPAPKVEYKSPPPPYVYSSPPPPYYSPAPKVEYKSPPPPYVYSSPPPPYYSPAPKVEYKSPPPPYVYSSPPPPYYSPAPKVAYKSPPPPYVYSSPPPPYYSPAPKVAYKSPPPPYVYSSPPPPYYSPAPKVAYKSPPPPYVYSSPPPPYYSPAPKVAYKSPPPPYVYSSPPPPYYSPAPKVAYKSPPPPYVYSSPPPPYYSPAPKVAYKSPPPPYVYSSPPPPYYSPAPKVAYKSPPPPYVYSSPPPPYYSPAPKVAYKSPPPPYVYSSPPPPYYSPAPKVAYKSPPPPYVYSSPPPPYYSPAPKVAYKSPPPPYVYSSPPPPYYSPAPKVAYKSPPPPYVYSSPPPPYYSPAPKVAYKSPPPPYVYSSPPPPYYSPAPKVAYKSPPPPYVYSSPPPPYYSPAPKVAYKSPPPPYVYSSPPPPYYSPAPKVAYKSPPPPYVYSSPPPPYYSPAPKVAYKSPPPPYVYSSPPPPYYSPAPKVAYKSPPPPYVYSSPPPPYYSPAPKVAYKSPPPPYVYSSPPPPYYSPAPKVAYKSPPPPYVYSSPPPPYYSPAPKVAYNSPPPPYVYSSPPPPYYAPAPKVAYKSPPPPYVYSSPPPPYYAPAPKVEYKSPPPPSYSPSPKAEYNSPPPPSYY, from the exons aTGGTATCTTCTTCCGGGATGGGGCGCTCAGCCCATCTCGTATATGCTCTTGGTTTTGCTATCATGGCAACAATGGTTGCTGCTTCGTACGAGCCCTACATGTATAGCTCCCCCCCACCACCAGTGTATGATTCTCCTGCACCAAAGGTCGATTATAAGTCCCCCCCACCTCCTTATGTGTATAGCtctccaccacctccaccaACATATTCACCATCgcctaaggtagactacaagtctccaccaccaccatacgtttacagttctccaccaccacctccataTGTATACaactctccaccaccaccaccatactattCACCATCTCCAAAGGTGGACTACAAATCCCCACCACCCCCATATGTCtacagttctccaccaccaccatactattCACTTTCTCCTAAAGTCGATTACAAATCTCCACCACCTCCTTACgtctacagttccccaccaccaccaccatactactcaccGTCACCTAAAGTAGATTACAAATCTCCACCACCCCCATATGTTTACAGCTCACCACCCCCACCATACTACTCACCCTCACCTAAGGTCGAAtacaaatctccaccaccaccatacgtctacagttccccaccaccaccatactactcaccTGCTCCTAAGGTCGAAtacaaatctccaccaccaccatacgtctacagttccccaccaccaccatactactcaccTGCTCCTAAGGTCGAAtacaaatctccaccaccaccatacgtctacagttccccaccaccaccatactactcaccTGCTCCTAAGGTCGAAtacaaatctccaccaccaccatacgtctacagttccccaccaccaccatactactcaccTGCTCCTAAGGTCGAAtacaaatctccaccaccaccatacgtctacagttccccaccaccaccatactactcaccTGCTCCTAAGGTCGAAtacaaatctccaccaccaccatacgtctacagttccccaccaccaccatactactcaccTGCTCCTAAGGTCGAAtacaaatctccaccaccaccatacgtctacagttccccaccaccaccatactactcaccTGCTCCTAAGGTCGAAtacaaatctccaccaccaccatacgtctacagttccccaccaccaccatactactcaccTGCTCCTAAGGTCGAAtacaaatctccaccaccaccatacgtctacagttccccaccaccaccatactactcaccTGCTCCTAAGGTCGAAtacaaatctccaccaccaccatacgtctacagttccccaccaccaccatactactcaccTGCTCCTAAGGTCGAAtacaaatctccaccaccaccatacgtctacagttccccaccaccaccatactactcaccTGCTCCTAAGGTCGCATACAAatccccaccaccaccgtacgtttacagctctccaccaccaccatattacTCACCTGCTCCTAAGGTAGCATACAAatccccaccaccaccgtacgtctacagctctccaccaccaccatactactctccagctcCTAAGGTCGCATACAA atccccaccaccaccgtatGTGTACAGCTCCcctccaccaccatactactcaccTGCTCCTAAGGTCGCATACaagtccccaccaccaccgtacgtctacagctccccaccaccaccatactactctccagctcCTAAGGTCGCATACAAatccccaccaccaccgtatGTGTACAGCTCCcctccaccaccatactactcaccTGCTCCTAAGGTCGCATACaagtccccaccaccaccgtacgtctacagctccccaccaccaccatactactctccagctcCTAAGGTCGCATACAAatccccaccaccaccgtatGTGTACAGCTCCcctccaccaccatactactcaccTGCTCCTAAGGTCGCATACaagtccccaccaccaccgtacgtctacagctccccaccaccaccatactactctccagctcCTAAGGTCGCATACAAatccccaccaccaccgtatGTGTACAGCTCCcctccaccaccatactactcaccTGCTCCTAAGGTCGCATACaagtccccaccaccaccgtacgtctacagctccccaccaccaccatactactctccagctcCTAAGGTCGCATACAAatccccaccaccaccgtatGTGTACAGCTCCcctccaccaccatactactcaccTGCTCCTAAGGTCGCATACaagtccccaccaccaccgtacgtctacagctccccaccaccaccatactactctccagctcCTAAGGTCGCATACAAatccccaccaccaccgtatGTGTACAGCTCCcctccaccaccatactactcaccTGCTCCTAAGGTCGCATACaagtccccaccaccaccgtacgtctacagctccccaccaccaccatactactctccagctcCTAAGGTCGCATACAAatccccaccaccaccgtatGTGTACAGCTCCcctccaccaccatactactcaccTGCTCCTAAGGTCGCATACaagtccccaccaccaccgtacgtctacagctccccaccaccaccatactactctccagctcCTAAGGTCGCATACAAatccccaccaccaccgtatGTGTACAGCTCCcctccaccaccatactactcaccTGCTCCTAAGGTCGCATACaagtccccaccaccaccgtacgtctacagctccccaccaccaccatactactctccagctcCTAAGGTCGCATACAAatccccaccaccaccgtatGTGTACAGCTCCcctccaccaccatactactcaccTGCTCCTAAGGTCGCATACAattccccaccaccaccgtacgtctacagctccccaccaccaccatactacgcTCCAGCTCCTAAGGTCGCATACaagtccccaccaccaccgtacgtctacagctccccaccaccaccatactacgcTCCAGCTCCAAAGGTTGAGTACAAATCTCCCCCACCTCCATCATACTCTCCTTCTCCAAAGGCTGAATACAATTCTCCTCCCCCACCATCATACTACTAA
- the LOC104756735 gene encoding extensin-2-like isoform X9 produces the protein MVSSSGMGRSAHLVYALGFAIMATMVAASYEPYMYSSPPPPVYDSPAPKVDYKSPPPPYVYSSPPPPPTYSPSPKVDYKSPPPPYVYSSPPPPPYVYNSPPPPPYYSPSPKVDYKSPPPPYVYSSPPPPYYSLSPKVDYKSPPPPYVYSSPPPPPYYSPSPKVDYKSPPPPYVYSSPPPPYYSPSPKVEYKSPPPPYVYSSPPPPYYSPAPKVEYKSPPPPYVYSSPPPPYYSPAPKVEYKSPPPPYVYSSPPPPYYSPAPKVEYKSPPPPYVYSSPPPPYYSPAPKVEYKSPPPPYVYSSPPPPYYSPAPKVEYKSPPPPYVYSSPPPPYYSPAPKVEYKSPPPPYVYSSPPPPYYSPAPKVEYKSPPPPYVYSSPPPPYYSPAPKVEYKSPPPPYVYSSPPPPYYSPAPKVEYKSPPPPYVYSSPPPPYYSPAPKVEYKSPPPPYVYSSPPPPYYSPAPKVAYKSPPPPYVYSSPPPPYYSPAPKVAYKSPPPPYVYSSPPPPYYSPAPKVAYKSPPPPYVYSSPPPPYYAPAPKVEYKSPPPPSYSPSPKAEYNSPPPPSYY, from the exons aTGGTATCTTCTTCCGGGATGGGGCGCTCAGCCCATCTCGTATATGCTCTTGGTTTTGCTATCATGGCAACAATGGTTGCTGCTTCGTACGAGCCCTACATGTATAGCTCCCCCCCACCACCAGTGTATGATTCTCCTGCACCAAAGGTCGATTATAAGTCCCCCCCACCTCCTTATGTGTATAGCtctccaccacctccaccaACATATTCACCATCgcctaaggtagactacaagtctccaccaccaccatacgtttacagttctccaccaccacctccataTGTATACaactctccaccaccaccaccatactattCACCATCTCCAAAGGTGGACTACAAATCCCCACCACCCCCATATGTCtacagttctccaccaccaccatactattCACTTTCTCCTAAAGTCGATTACAAATCTCCACCACCTCCTTACgtctacagttccccaccaccaccaccatactactcaccGTCACCTAAAGTAGATTACAAATCTCCACCACCCCCATATGTTTACAGCTCACCACCCCCACCATACTACTCACCCTCACCTAAGGTCGAAtacaaatctccaccaccaccatacgtctacagttccccaccaccaccatactactcaccTGCTCCTAAGGTCGAAtacaaatctccaccaccaccatacgtctacagttccccaccaccaccatactactcaccTGCTCCTAAGGTCGAAtacaaatctccaccaccaccatacgtctacagttccccaccaccaccatactactcaccTGCTCCTAAGGTCGAAtacaaatctccaccaccaccatacgtctacagttccccaccaccaccatactactcaccTGCTCCTAAGGTCGAAtacaaatctccaccaccaccatacgtctacagttccccaccaccaccatactactcaccTGCTCCTAAGGTCGAAtacaaatctccaccaccaccatacgtctacagttccccaccaccaccatactactcaccTGCTCCTAAGGTCGAAtacaaatctccaccaccaccatacgtctacagttccccaccaccaccatactactcaccTGCTCCTAAGGTCGAAtacaaatctccaccaccaccatacgtctacagttccccaccaccaccatactactcaccTGCTCCTAAGGTCGAAtacaaatctccaccaccaccatacgtctacagttccccaccaccaccatactactcaccTGCTCCTAAGGTCGAAtacaaatctccaccaccaccatacgtctacagttccccaccaccaccatactactcaccTGCTCCTAAGGTCGAAtacaaatctccaccaccaccatacgtctacagttccccaccaccaccatactactcaccTGCTCCTAAGGTCGCATACAAatccccaccaccaccgtacgtttacagctctccaccaccaccatattacTCACCTGCTCCTAAGGTAGCATACAAatccccaccaccaccgtacgtctacagctctccaccaccaccatactactctccagctcCTAAGGTCGCATACAAATCCCCAC caccaccgtacgtctacagctccccaccaccaccatactacgcTCCAGCTCCAAAGGTTGAGTACAAATCTCCCCCACCTCCATCATACTCTCCTTCTCCAAAGGCTGAATACAATTCTCCTCCCCCACCATCATACTACTAA
- the LOC104756735 gene encoding extensin-2-like isoform X8, which yields MVSSSGMGRSAHLVYALGFAIMATMVAASYEPYMYSSPPPPVYDSPAPKVDYKSPPPPYVYSSPPPPPTYSPSPKVDYKSPPPPYVYSSPPPPPYVYNSPPPPPYYSPSPKVDYKSPPPPYVYSSPPPPYYSLSPKVDYKSPPPPYVYSSPPPPPYYSPSPKVDYKSPPPPYVYSSPPPPYYSPSPKVEYKSPPPPYVYSSPPPPYYSPAPKVEYKSPPPPYVYSSPPPPYYSPAPKVEYKSPPPPYVYSSPPPPYYSPAPKVEYKSPPPPYVYSSPPPPYYSPAPKVEYKSPPPPYVYSSPPPPYYSPAPKVEYKSPPPPYVYSSPPPPYYSPAPKVEYKSPPPPYVYSSPPPPYYSPAPKVEYKSPPPPYVYSSPPPPYYSPAPKVEYKSPPPPYVYSSPPPPYYSPAPKVEYKSPPPPYVYSSPPPPYYSPAPKVEYKSPPPPYVYSSPPPPYYSPAPKVAYKSPPPPYVYSSPPPPYYSPAPKVAYKSPPPPYVYSSPPPPYYSPAPKVAYNSPPPPYVYSSPPPPYYAPAPKVAYKSPPPPYVYSSPPPPYYAPAPKVEYKSPPPPSYSPSPKAEYNSPPPPSYY from the exons aTGGTATCTTCTTCCGGGATGGGGCGCTCAGCCCATCTCGTATATGCTCTTGGTTTTGCTATCATGGCAACAATGGTTGCTGCTTCGTACGAGCCCTACATGTATAGCTCCCCCCCACCACCAGTGTATGATTCTCCTGCACCAAAGGTCGATTATAAGTCCCCCCCACCTCCTTATGTGTATAGCtctccaccacctccaccaACATATTCACCATCgcctaaggtagactacaagtctccaccaccaccatacgtttacagttctccaccaccacctccataTGTATACaactctccaccaccaccaccatactattCACCATCTCCAAAGGTGGACTACAAATCCCCACCACCCCCATATGTCtacagttctccaccaccaccatactattCACTTTCTCCTAAAGTCGATTACAAATCTCCACCACCTCCTTACgtctacagttccccaccaccaccaccatactactcaccGTCACCTAAAGTAGATTACAAATCTCCACCACCCCCATATGTTTACAGCTCACCACCCCCACCATACTACTCACCCTCACCTAAGGTCGAAtacaaatctccaccaccaccatacgtctacagttccccaccaccaccatactactcaccTGCTCCTAAGGTCGAAtacaaatctccaccaccaccatacgtctacagttccccaccaccaccatactactcaccTGCTCCTAAGGTCGAAtacaaatctccaccaccaccatacgtctacagttccccaccaccaccatactactcaccTGCTCCTAAGGTCGAAtacaaatctccaccaccaccatacgtctacagttccccaccaccaccatactactcaccTGCTCCTAAGGTCGAAtacaaatctccaccaccaccatacgtctacagttccccaccaccaccatactactcaccTGCTCCTAAGGTCGAAtacaaatctccaccaccaccatacgtctacagttccccaccaccaccatactactcaccTGCTCCTAAGGTCGAAtacaaatctccaccaccaccatacgtctacagttccccaccaccaccatactactcaccTGCTCCTAAGGTCGAAtacaaatctccaccaccaccatacgtctacagttccccaccaccaccatactactcaccTGCTCCTAAGGTCGAAtacaaatctccaccaccaccatacgtctacagttccccaccaccaccatactactcaccTGCTCCTAAGGTCGAAtacaaatctccaccaccaccatacgtctacagttccccaccaccaccatactactcaccTGCTCCTAAGGTCGAAtacaaatctccaccaccaccatacgtctacagttccccaccaccaccatactactcaccTGCTCCTAAGGTCGCATACAAatccccaccaccaccgtacgtttacagctctccaccaccaccatattacTCACCTGCTCCTAAGGTAGCATACAAatccccaccaccaccgtacgtctacagctctccaccaccac catactactcaccTGCTCCTAAGGTCGCATACAattccccaccaccaccgtacgtctacagctccccaccaccaccatactacgcTCCAGCTCCTAAGGTCGCATACaagtccccaccaccaccgtacgtctacagctccccaccaccaccatactacgcTCCAGCTCCAAAGGTTGAGTACAAATCTCCCCCACCTCCATCATACTCTCCTTCTCCAAAGGCTGAATACAATTCTCCTCCCCCACCATCATACTACTAA